The Fodinibius saliphilus genome segment TTTGGGATTCCCCTGGAAATAACTCGCTTTGCTTTTCTGGTGGAAATAATTCCGGATCAGTGGAATAGTATTTCGCCACATAGCCTGTTATCTGGCAAGGTCTCCGATCAACCGTTACAACCTGATTCCTTTTCTCAAGCTTAGCGATATGCCTGGTAATGTTTTCTCTGGGAATCCCCGTTGCTTTCTGAATCATTTTGGTTGTTCGGGGTCTCACTTCTAAAACCCTTTTTATCTTCTCGATCTGTGATTCTTTTTTCTCTTTGTCCATAGAATATCCTCCTTAATTTGTTTATAGATCTGCTGTTGTTCTGACCTTTCATATTTGGCCAATACGGATTCGAGAACGATTCGAAAGGTCGGAAGGCCGTACTCTGTAGATTGATAAAGTACAGCTAACCGGCGCGCCGTATCAGCTAATGAATTGCCTTTGTAGGAGGGGTTGGATATCTTGGTAGTAGCTGTTTCATCCTTTCCCGGGATACTGAGCTTTTCCGATTCGACCAACCCTCCAACGGTTGGTCGTTTCATTTTAGAGCTGTCTTAGAACGAGTAATATCAGCATCTGGCCGGTTCGCGATCCACTCTTCAATGTCAGACTTTCGCCAACCGACGGCGCGTTCTGATATCTTAATTCGTGCTGGTAAGCGTCCCTCTTTCTCCATTCTCCAAAGGGTGGAACTGGTAACGCCTAAAATGTCCTGTAATTCGGAAGGTCTTATTATTCGGTCCATAGCATCAGTTTTATAGTTCGAGTTAAATTCTGGTGCTATATTAATCCGTATGGGTGGCTATGTTAAAGACACAAAATTAATGTCATAGACAGAATCATTCTGTCTTATATCAATTCTGAATCTCTGGTATTACTTCCTTAATTCTCCTCTTGATAGTTCTAAGACTGGCGATCTCTTCCAGATTCGTTACCTCTGCTATGTGGAGCGCAATTTGTCTTACCGAAGGGGTTCCATCTGATTTATAAAACTTCTTATTGGATGGATCCTTTAAAGATTCTACTACGTAAGGTCTCACATCATTTTTTGTGATTTTTCTTCGAGCTCCTGGTCTCTTTTCTTGCTTCTCTTCCAAGACCCGAAGGAATCCATTATAGGATACCTCTTGATTATACCTCTTAACTTCTAAGAGATATGACACCATAGAGATATACTGATAAGTTTCTGCGGCCTCAGCTCTTAGATTATTCAGCTCTCTAATATCCTCTTGATGAAAAGAATCATCTGAATACTTGGGAAGGATATCAGTAGAAAGCTTATACATTCCTTTCTGAAACAGCCCCCCGAATGATCCTGATATCCATTCTAAAAGCTTAAGCGCAACCTTTCGGACATCAGCGGCTGAGCTTTGTTCTGAGATTTGCCAAATAATCAGATCCAGTTTATGATAAATTGAATCTTTCGTTTCGGTAAGATCGGACTTAAGATCTTTCTCAATCTCCTTTAAATCTGAATAATTCTTTTTACCAAAATAGGTAAGCATATCTTTTAACCTTTCCTCTTCCAAAATACGTTCAGAAGGGTTTACGAGAGTTTCTAAACTATAAGAAGTTGAATAACCCTCCCAGTGTTCTTGTAGATAGATCGGATAGTATGGCTCCCAGAGAACAACCTGTTTATCATTAAGACTATGAAGGCTTGAGAGAATGGAAATAAGAAGCGATTCAGATACTATATCACGGCTAGTATCATCAGAAAAAACAGGAGGAGTATTTAAATAATCACTAATCGCCTTATGCTCATTATTTGCTTGGCTATTCCTAAAACCTTTATCAATCAGCTTATCCAATTCTGATTCAAGTTCAGGAGAAAGATCAGATAGATTCATATTAATTCAAATGATCTTTTAAGCTTTGCATCAGCTCCTCGAGAGTATCATCCGGATAAACGGAAGCTTCTTTTCTGAACTCTCTCATAATAGAATCAATTTCTTTGATTATGCTCTGATAAAAGATTGGATCTGATTCCTGAACGTCTTCAAGCATATCTGATAGCTCATTCTGAACTAAGCGCTTTAAATACGATTCTCCGCTACCGTCTAAGATCATATTTCCGTTTTCGTCTAAGTAGTTATCAATGTTATAAGCCATCGTACTGTTTTAAGATTAGTTTTTCGCTGATCCTATTTGTGTAATCTTTGCCCCTTGATCTTCTTCCTCAGATAATATCTTCTGTAAATGCCTTGCCCATCGATTAAGAGCCTGCCGCTTTTCGTCCATGTAATTATGCCGGTCGTAAATTGCTGTTACCTGATCGTCTCCGGCTAACCCTTTATGATTCAACACCTTTCCTAATACCGTCCGATCTACTCCGAGTTTAGCCATGTAACTGGCTGCTGTCCGTCTCAGATCGTGAACCCGAAAGTCTTTAACCTTTGATGCGTTCTGGATTCTTTTAACCGCTTTCTGCAACCATTTAACTGGCTGATTCTCTACGCGATTAGATTGTGATGCAAAGACATAATCCGTCGTGCCAGTCAGTATTTTCAGATTCTCGATAAGCTTTACAGCCGAATCTGATAAGGGAACATGATGCGTTCGCTTTGCTTTTGTTTCACTGGCCGGAATCACCCAGACATTATCATTATCCAAATGCTCCCACCTCATACGGCGCGTCTCTCCGGACCGCTGGCCACAAAGCAACAGCATCTTGAAAATACTCTGTACCGGCTCTGCCTGCTGCTCAAATGCTTTCCATAGCGCGCGAATTTCATCTTTGCTATAAACGCGCTCCCTTTTATTCTCTGATTTCTTCCGTTTGGGTACGGCTAATACCGGATTGGCTTCAACGATAGCCCGATCCACTCCATAGGAGTACATGCTTGACAGTACAGCTCTTACCCTATTAGAGAGCACTCCCTTTCCCCTTTCAACTGCTATTTTATCTAACAGCTTAATGATATGCCGGCGCGAAAGCTTATCAACTGGAATATCCCCAAGGACCGGCAAGATCTCCTTTTTTAACAATCTCCTATACTCATCACTTGTACTTTCCCTAAGTGATGGCAGATGCCTTTCCTTATATTCGTCGGCTAAATCGGAAACAGTTTCATGGTCCGTCTCATACTTTTTAGCCTTCCTCTCCTCGATTGGATCGATACCGTCCTTAATCTTCCGATGTAGTTCTCGGGCTTTATCTCTGGCCGCAGCTAAGCTAAACTCGGGAAATGAACCGATGGTATAACGCCTGACCTTATCACCAAAGCGATATCGATACACAAAGGATTTATGACCGGTAGGCGTAACCCTCAAAGCCATCCCATCGACTACCTTATCATAGATTTCCTTTCGTTTTTCAGGGGATTTATAGTTATCGATAAACGGAAATGTCAGCTTCCTTTTAGGCATATTTTCGTCGTTTTTTGTTGTCCCCAATTCTCGGGACAACATTTAAAAAATAAAATATCTTGATATCTAATGGGTATAAATGTAATATAGTTATTTAAAACTAACAAATGCCCTTTTGGAGTAGGCACACTCTATTAACTGTCTCATTAATAATCAGTTGGTTTAAACAAGCATGGATACAACAATCAAATATTTACCTCTCGAATGGATAGAATCAGAGATCGGAAAGAGCTTACCCATCAAAGCCGGTAACGGGCTTTCTAAAACTGACCCGCTGATACTTTCTGGAATGGACAAATCAGAAGTACCAGAACTGGAACACGCAATAATCAGATTATCACTTAAGCGGTATGGACTTCAACCGGCTACAGGTATAACCCAGGAGTTGGTATCGGTAAATGGCCGGTGGATCGAAAAGGTGGAATTAAAATTCTCCTTCTCCGGTCGTAACACAAAAAACGCTAAACTCTTAAGAGTCTATTTTGATCTTACAGAGATTATACCCTAACACGTCTGACCAGCTGTCAGAAATGCTTAGGTCAGAGTATCGGGGACAACATCGGGACAACACATCTACTCAGTGCTATGAAATAATATCAAATATTTTTACTCTATAAATCCCTGTTATTCATGAATTTAAAGGGCATCAAAAATAATATGGGAGCCGAAGGGAAACCCATTTATACTGACTTCGGATCAGAAGGTTAGGGGTTCGAATCCTCTCGGGCGTACTCTCAAATAATGAGCCCATCAATTTTTGATGGGCTCATTATTTTTTAACCCTTCCCTATCTCAAAATATCTCGCACTGGTACTACATCAATTTAGTTTCAGTGTTCAACATTTGAAAAGAAGATCCACCAATTATGATTAATTTCGTTGCATTCTATAAGTAATGCTTGAATTAAAAATTTATGTAACAAAGCTGCCTTATGTAAAGCAAGTTGCAAAACGATAGTTTGCTTATTCTTGACATATATCAAGAGTATTTCCTGTCATATATCAATGGAGGGTAAGGTTCCAAGCAGTATGTTGGGCATGAACAAACTGTTTAACATCAAAGCAATAACACAATGGCTACTGCAACTAAAACCTTATGGAATATAGATCCAACGCATTCAGAAGTACAATTTAAAGTGAAGCACTTGGTCATTTCGACCGTTAGCGGAAGCTTTGGCTCCTATGATGGAAAAATCGAGGCAGACGGCGATAATTTTGAAAATGCCAAGGCACGCTTTACTGCTGATATTTACAGCATTGATACGAATAATGAAGACCGTGACCAGCACTTGAAATCTGATGACTTCTTTAATGCGGAAGAGTATCCGCAACTGAAATTTGAGTCCAACAACTTTGAGAAAGTTAGTGAAGGCGAATACAAAGTTACCGGTGATTTAACCATCCGCGACGTCACCAAAGAAATTGAACTGGATGTCGTCCACGGAGGTACGGTTACCGATCAGTATGGTCAAACTAAAGCTGGGTTTGAAGTAGAAGGAAATATCAATCGAAAAGAATTTGGCCTTACCTGGGATGCCGTTACTGAAGCTGGTAACGTGATTGTAGGCGATAAAATTAAGCTCCAGATGAATGTTCAGTTTATCCAAGATTAATTTCGACGGCTGACATCCCATACAACCATAGCGGGTATTCTCTCCTTGAGGATATCCGCTTTTTTATTTCCTGAATATTCCCTGTACATTTTTAGCAATCGTTGGTTTAAGATTTGTAATAACTATCTGAAAATATCACCAAACACGAATGTACCAGGTACTGAAAGAAAGTATTGAAGAACATGTATCATTAACCGATGAAGAATGGGACCAGTGCAAAAACAATTTCCGTCCCAAACGCATGCTTAAACGCCAGTTTCTACTGCAAGAAGGTGATATATGCCGTGAGTTAACATTTGTTGAGAAAGGTGCTCTTTGTTCATACTCCGTTGATTCAAAAGGCAACCAACATGTGATACGTTTTGCCTTTGACGGCTGGTGGATTGCGGATCTACAAAGTTTCTTCACCCATAATCCGTCTACATTTAATATCGAATTGCTGGAAGACAGTGAGCTGTTAATGCTTGACCGACAAAATCACGAAAAGCTAATGGAAGAGATTCCGAACTATGAACGCTACCATCGTATCATTGTACAAAATGCCTATATAGCCCTCCAGCAACGGGTGGAAAACGCGTTGGGTCTTACCGCCGAAGAAAAATATGCAAGGCTAATAGAACAAAATCCCGAGTTCATGAATCGTGTGCCACTGAATTTGGTGGCTTCCTACCTGGGAATGAGCCCCGAAACCCTAAGCCGAGTCCGAAGTAATTTTAGAGGTTAATTTAACACATCCTGTAGCGATTCATTACGCTCTATGACTGATTTAGCAAACGGGCAGAGCGGAATCACAGTTAAATCGTTTTCTCGGGCATAACCCACAGCATGCTCAACCAATGTTTGGCCAATATCTTCTCCCCTCAGCTTTTTAGATACCTCGGTATGATCTATAATGATTTTAGTATCTCCAGCTTTTGAATAAGTGATTTCGGCCACTACTTTTCCGTCATCCTCTATATAAAATGATCCTTTGCTTTGCCCTTCCTTGTGTTGAATGTCCATTGGAGCCAGGTGTTGTTTTCGACTTAACTTGTTAATCGATACATATTATACAACCTCTGGATCAAATGATAATCCTCGTTGAAATTTCAAGCTCTTGATATATATCAAGAGCTTTTCTTAACACATATCAATGAAAAATGTTCGGTGGCGGTTTACGTTTACGGTAACAAAATGAACCTGCAAACAGAAACACACTGATTATGCCTATTACCAAGCAAACCATCGCGATTATCGGAGCCGGTGGAAACATGGGCTCCGCCATTGCCAAAAGTATTGCCGGTGGTAACTACCGACTTCTTCTTTTTGACAGAAATTCCGAACAGTTGGGTTCATTACATGAGGAAATCCTTAAGGACCATCCAGAGGCAGATGTAGAATCTATGAACTGCCCTCATGAATCCAGCTGGGAGGCCGATATTATTATTTTGGCTGTTCCCCACGGGGCCGAAAAAGGACTGGCCAACAAAATACGTGAAGTAGCCACCCAAAAAATTGTGATCAGTATTGCTAATCCCGTTGATGTAGATTTTAGCGAGCTGACCACCGATTCCGACACCAGTGCAGCCGAGGAGCTACAGGAGTGGCTGCCAAACTCCAAGGTAGTCAAAGCATTTAACACTACCTTGGAAGCCGATTTTGAACAGCCGGTTATCGGCGGCAAGCAGGTAGACGCTTTTATTGCCGGAGATGATGAGAATGCCATACAGACCGTCACCGAGCTGGCAAAAACAGTGGGTTTTAACCCGATCGTTGCCGGAAACCTATCGATGAGTAGTACGCTGGAGCGCATGCAGTTGCTACTTATGCAGCTTACCATCAAAAACGATTACAACGGGCTGGCCGGTTGGAAAATTCTTCACAATTAATTCAACATTTAACATTCAAAACGTACAACAACTATTATGATACTTATCACAGGAGCAAACGGGCATTTAGGATCGCAAACCATTGACTTTTTGCTGGAGAACAATCCCGATGCAGATATCGCCGGGCTTGTCCGCAGCGAAGAAAAGGGCAGTGAGCTTAAAAAGAAGGGTGTGGATGTCAGAATCGGCGATTATACCGACTATCCCTCCATAGAAAAAGCTATTGAGGGTATTGATACCCTGCTATTGATTTCTTCAAGCACGCTAAAGGGACGAACGGATCAACACAATAATGTCATTCAAGTCGCTAAGGAAGCTGGTGTCGAGCATATTTTTTATACCAGCATTGTTGAAGCAGATAAGGAGTTAAGTCCACTTTCGCCTGATCACGCAGCAACGGAGAAGCTTATCAAAAATTCCGGTATCTCCTATACCATTTACCGAAACGCATTTTATATGGAGTTTCTACCGCTCTTTTTGGGCGATGCATTAGAAACGGGCCATTGGGCATTTCCATCCGATGGCAACGCCATCAATCTGGCACTGCGCTCGGAGATGGCCGAGGCCCTGGCAAATGGACTGGCCAATGCCAAAGAACACAAGAACAGTATCTACGAAATTACCTCAAAACAATCCTATACGCTTGCGGAAATAGCGGACATGCTAAGTGAAGCCTCCGGTAAGGAGATCAGCTACAGCGATATCTCTGTTTCCGAGTTTGAGCAGGCATTGACGGAAGCCGGACTCCCTGATGAGCAGGTTGCTATGAGCGTGATGACGGCTCAAACCTTTGTCAATGGAGCGCTCGACTTCACCTATGATGACATGGAGAAGCTACTTGGTCGAAAACCTACCGGACTTGATACCTTCATCAATCAGTTTATAACCCAATAATTAATCAATTCGACTTAATCTAACCAACCTTAAATCAAATAATACGATGAAAAAACTAACCTTTATTCTAACACTCTTCATTCTCCCCGTGAGCGTTTTTGCTCAAGACAGCTGGGTGGAAGATCCTGCGCATTCAAAGCTCGGATTCACCGTCACCCATTTGGGAATTGCTGATGTACCGGGATATTTTGGTGATTATGATGTTACCATAAACACATCTGAGGAGGACTTTAGTGATGCCCAGGTAGAGCTAACCGTGCAAACGGCCTCTATTGATACGCGCGTTGAAAAGCGAAATAATCACCTCAAAAGCCCCGACTTCTTCAATATAGAAAAGTATCCTACGATGACGTTTAAAAGTACGGGTATTAAAGAAGTGGGCAATAACAGATACAAGCTGACTGGTGATCTAACGTTGCACGGTATTACAAAACCGGTAACCGTCACCATGTTGTATCGCGGGAATATCCAAAACAAAATGACCCAGGGCAATCTCAAAGCCGGTATCCAAATTACCGGTACGATTGATCGCTCGGAGTTTGATCTCGGCAATGGCTTTCCACCGCCAATGATTAGCAATGAGGTACGTATCAAAGCCGACGGGGAGTTTATGCTACAAAACTAACACCTCTTTCATGGTGATGTATAAGGCTCCGACTACCATTCGGGGTCTTGTCGATCTCCACCAAAGAAATCGTAACACGAAAAGTGAACTATGGAAACCAATTATACCACACCGCCCCAGACCCGCATTGGACACGTGCATTTGAAAGTATCTGACTTGGATCGTGCCCTTGAATTTTACCGCGACCTGCTTGGTTTTGAGCTAACCACCATGTATGGTGAGAATGCGGCATTTTTGTCAGCCGGTGGTTATCACCATCATATTGGACTCAATACTTGGCACAGCAAAGGAGGTCCACCTGCGCCACGCAACAGCGCCGGACTCTACCACACTGCTTTTTTATACCCTACGCGCAAAGACTTGGCTGAAATACTACAGCGCCTCATTGACGAGGCCTATCCCATCGATGGGGCAAGCGATCACGGCGTATCGGAGGCGATCTACCTCAAAGATCCTGACGGCAATGGTGTGGAGCTGTATCGCGACCGACCCCGCGAGGAATGGGAGTATGCCGAGGACAGCTCAGTCAAGATGGTTACCCACCCCCTTGACGTTCAGGATCTGCTAAAAGAATTGAATTAAAATACACTTTGAATCTCATTTAACAACAGCTAACCATAACAGAAATACCTTTTAACACAATGAATAAATTAAAAATCACCTATTGGATCACCACCGGAATATTTAGTGCTATGATGTTATTTAGTGCCACGATGTACTTCACCAGTCCTGATATGGCCCAAACTTTTGAGCATCTAGGGTTCCCGGATTACTTCCGAATAGAACTGGGTATAGCCAAAATAATCGGTGTAATACTATTGCTCGCACCATTTACAGGACGTCTTAAAGAATGGGTTTACGCTGGCTTTACCATCAACATGATTTCCGGCAGCATTGCTCATGCAGCAACGGGCGATCCTATATCTGCTGTACTTACTCCAATTGTATTGTTGGTAGTTTTAGCGGTCTCTTATACAACATTCCAAAAGTTGGATGACGAGATAGAACCTGCTTTTGTAGCACAGCTTATTGGTTCAGCTTCATAGATGTGAAACCTGGCAAAGAGTTTTCTAATAATATACAGGCACAGTAAAATCTATATGCCTTTCTGTAATACGTATAGTTTTCTGGAATCCCATCTATATACATTAGTGTGTAGCCAAATAAATAAATGCTTTGTGCTTAAAAAGCATCGCATTGTACCAAAGCCAGTTTAGAATGAGTGAGCAAAAAATAACAAGATCAGAATCACGATAAAATTGACGAGGCCTAACGTGAGAAATACTAAGAAAATCAGTATCTCAGCCAATGATTGGCGAACAGACTTATCATTTATTAACCTAATATTAGCAATTACTCTGATCATCGTCAGACAATCCAAGATTGTTGTCCCCGGAAAAACATGGGGACAACACAACTCTTCAATGGTTTTTTCCGATAAATCAATGAATAGCAATACTTTATAGAGATATAAAGCCAGTATGGAATATTATGGGATACTGGCTTGGACTAACTTCGGATCAGAAGGTTAAGGGTTCGAATCCCTTCGGGCGTACTTTCAAACAATGTGCCCGTCATTTTTGGCGGACAGATTATAATTTTTATTCTTTCCTACCCCAAATATTTCTCAAGCTGGTGCTACATATAGTACCACATAAACCCTACATCCCAGATGCTTCAGACTGATATTAACCAAATGAAACTTTATGTATTTGATATCATAGATTTAACGATTTTTTAGCTAATTTATAAACTCTTGGGGTCAATATGCTTCAAAGGATTTGAAATGCTAAGACTATATATCCACCAGTCCCATCCTAA includes the following:
- a CDS encoding helix-turn-helix transcriptional regulator, translated to MDRIIRPSELQDILGVTSSTLWRMEKEGRLPARIKISERAVGWRKSDIEEWIANRPDADITRSKTALK
- a CDS encoding tyrosine-type recombinase/integrase, whose protein sequence is MPKRKLTFPFIDNYKSPEKRKEIYDKVVDGMALRVTPTGHKSFVYRYRFGDKVRRYTIGSFPEFSLAAARDKARELHRKIKDGIDPIEERKAKKYETDHETVSDLADEYKERHLPSLRESTSDEYRRLLKKEILPVLGDIPVDKLSRRHIIKLLDKIAVERGKGVLSNRVRAVLSSMYSYGVDRAIVEANPVLAVPKRKKSENKRERVYSKDEIRALWKAFEQQAEPVQSIFKMLLLCGQRSGETRRMRWEHLDNDNVWVIPASETKAKRTHHVPLSDSAVKLIENLKILTGTTDYVFASQSNRVENQPVKWLQKAVKRIQNASKVKDFRVHDLRRTAASYMAKLGVDRTVLGKVLNHKGLAGDDQVTAIYDRHNYMDEKRQALNRWARHLQKILSEEEDQGAKITQIGSAKN
- a CDS encoding YceI family protein, with amino-acid sequence MATATKTLWNIDPTHSEVQFKVKHLVISTVSGSFGSYDGKIEADGDNFENAKARFTADIYSIDTNNEDRDQHLKSDDFFNAEEYPQLKFESNNFEKVSEGEYKVTGDLTIRDVTKEIELDVVHGGTVTDQYGQTKAGFEVEGNINRKEFGLTWDAVTEAGNVIVGDKIKLQMNVQFIQD
- a CDS encoding Crp/Fnr family transcriptional regulator, translating into MYQVLKESIEEHVSLTDEEWDQCKNNFRPKRMLKRQFLLQEGDICRELTFVEKGALCSYSVDSKGNQHVIRFAFDGWWIADLQSFFTHNPSTFNIELLEDSELLMLDRQNHEKLMEEIPNYERYHRIIVQNAYIALQQRVENALGLTAEEKYARLIEQNPEFMNRVPLNLVASYLGMSPETLSRVRSNFRG
- a CDS encoding GNAT family N-acetyltransferase: MDIQHKEGQSKGSFYIEDDGKVVAEITYSKAGDTKIIIDHTEVSKKLRGEDIGQTLVEHAVGYARENDLTVIPLCPFAKSVIERNESLQDVLN
- a CDS encoding NADPH-dependent F420 reductase; translated protein: MPITKQTIAIIGAGGNMGSAIAKSIAGGNYRLLLFDRNSEQLGSLHEEILKDHPEADVESMNCPHESSWEADIIILAVPHGAEKGLANKIREVATQKIVISIANPVDVDFSELTTDSDTSAAEELQEWLPNSKVVKAFNTTLEADFEQPVIGGKQVDAFIAGDDENAIQTVTELAKTVGFNPIVAGNLSMSSTLERMQLLLMQLTIKNDYNGLAGWKILHN
- a CDS encoding SDR family oxidoreductase; the encoded protein is MILITGANGHLGSQTIDFLLENNPDADIAGLVRSEEKGSELKKKGVDVRIGDYTDYPSIEKAIEGIDTLLLISSSTLKGRTDQHNNVIQVAKEAGVEHIFYTSIVEADKELSPLSPDHAATEKLIKNSGISYTIYRNAFYMEFLPLFLGDALETGHWAFPSDGNAINLALRSEMAEALANGLANAKEHKNSIYEITSKQSYTLAEIADMLSEASGKEISYSDISVSEFEQALTEAGLPDEQVAMSVMTAQTFVNGALDFTYDDMEKLLGRKPTGLDTFINQFITQ
- a CDS encoding YceI family protein codes for the protein MKKLTFILTLFILPVSVFAQDSWVEDPAHSKLGFTVTHLGIADVPGYFGDYDVTINTSEEDFSDAQVELTVQTASIDTRVEKRNNHLKSPDFFNIEKYPTMTFKSTGIKEVGNNRYKLTGDLTLHGITKPVTVTMLYRGNIQNKMTQGNLKAGIQITGTIDRSEFDLGNGFPPPMISNEVRIKADGEFMLQN
- a CDS encoding VOC family protein, coding for METNYTTPPQTRIGHVHLKVSDLDRALEFYRDLLGFELTTMYGENAAFLSAGGYHHHIGLNTWHSKGGPPAPRNSAGLYHTAFLYPTRKDLAEILQRLIDEAYPIDGASDHGVSEAIYLKDPDGNGVELYRDRPREEWEYAEDSSVKMVTHPLDVQDLLKELN
- a CDS encoding DoxX family protein, whose product is MNKLKITYWITTGIFSAMMLFSATMYFTSPDMAQTFEHLGFPDYFRIELGIAKIIGVILLLAPFTGRLKEWVYAGFTINMISGSIAHAATGDPISAVLTPIVLLVVLAVSYTTFQKLDDEIEPAFVAQLIGSAS